Within the candidate division KSB1 bacterium genome, the region TCAAGAAATTTCTGGAAGATCCGGCAAAGTTTGATATTCCACAGCCGTTGCAACCACCTCCAGGTTCACCCATTGGAATGGATTGTGCAATTGGAATGATGTGAAAAGGAGTAACAGAGTGACACAGGCACAAAGGCACAAAGTAAAATATTTACATAACTTGTCATTCCCAAATGTTTATGAGTGTACTCTAGTTTATCAATAATTGAAGGAACAATCACCATGTTTAGCTCCAAAAAAGTTCATCTATTCGTGGGAACACATAAAGGAGCATTTATATTTAACAGTGATCCAGATCGCAAAAAATAGGAGTTACAAGGTCCTTTTCACCGGGGAGTTGACGTACACCACATATTTTGCGATACAAGAAATGAGCCCACCATTTATGCCAGTATTAATTCTGATATCTGGGGCCCAACAGTTCGCTACAGCACTAACATGGGTGAAACCTGGACTGAAGCGGAGCAGGATGTACGTTTCGAGGAGGGATCGGATCGGAAAGTAAAACGAGTGTGGTGTGCTATTCCGGGTGGTGATAATCATCCGGGAGTGCTCTATGCCGGAGTCGATCCCGGCGCATTGTTCAAAACCGAGGATGGCGGCAAGAACTGGTCTGAATTAAAAGGACTCAGCCATCACTCCACTCGCGAAAAATGGTTTCCTGGTAAGGGAGGCTTGATGGTTCACAGTATTTGCCCTCATCCTAGCGATTCGCAAAAAATACATGTCGGAATTTCCGCTGCAGGAACATTTTATAGCGAAGACAGCGGCGAGTCCTGGCAGCCCCGGAATAAAGGAGTTCTGGTAGATTTCTTGCCGGATAAATTCCCGGAAGTGGGGCAGTGTGTACATCACATGGAAAGTCATCCAGGTAAGCCAGAAGTGTTATATCAGCAAAACCATTGCGGATGTTATCGTAGCGACAAT harbors:
- a CDS encoding exo-alpha-sialidase, whose protein sequence is MGETWTEAEQDVRFEEGSDRKVKRVWCAIPGGDNHPGVLYAGVDPGALFKTEDGGKNWSELKGLSHHSTREKWFPGKGGLMVHSICPHPSDSQKIHVGISAAGTFYSEDSGESWQPRNKGVLVDFLPDKFPEVGQCVHHMESHPGKPEVLYQQNHCGCYRSDNGGEEWIDINEGLPSRFGFPLLIHPHDPDTIYVIPEEGPEFRCPVNGELAVYRSRNRGENWQKLTNGFPQKNAFLNIYRHAMCADDCDAAGIYFGTSTGQILYSLNDGDSWDMLANWLPPVFSVNAVAL